A window of Rhipicephalus microplus isolate Deutch F79 chromosome X, USDA_Rmic, whole genome shotgun sequence genomic DNA:
AAAGAATTGTTTAGAAAGGTGAAGATCCTTTTTCGGCACTTGTGTCATACAGAAACACTGCAGGCGTCACAGGGTTTAGCCCAGTGCAGCTGCTCATAGGCCGCAAGCTGCGAGCCAGGGTTCTCAAGCCGGCGGATTGCCTCCGAACACACTGGCCTGAGTCCGAAGTTGTGAAGTGCCAAGACGAGCAGATAAAAAGACGACAGAAGAAAGACTTGAATCCTCGTCGTGCCACGACTGTCCTTCCTCCGCTGGAGCCGGTAGACACGGTGTGGGTTCGAGACAACAAAGAAACGGCGTGCGTTCTCAGCCCAGCATCTAAGCCTCACTCGTACGTCGTGGAAACGCCTACCACAGTGATTCTACGTCATAGAATGTATATATTGCCCTATTTGGACCCATTGATGAGCCAAGTCAACGAGACAGCTTCCGGAAAAAACAACGAGAGACACGAAGAACAAGCCCCTGCAACAGATGCATCGGGAACATCGACACAAGTCTTTAACGAAGGCGTATTTAGAGTCACCAGGTTCGGTCGCCGAATTAAGACTTCGAAAAAACTTGACTTGTGATGTGATGTGTTTTTGTAGTGTGCTTATGTCGGGGGAAAGATGTTGAGGGTGCCAAGTGCCATGCGCTCTATATATGGGGTGGTAGAATAATGCTAGAGGATTACTTTTGTCAACCGGTGTCCGAGTCACTGTCAACAGGTCTCCGAGTTCTGTCAGCCGGTCTCCGAGATGCGCCTAGCGTCGCTCTGGATGTTCCATCGTACAGCACTCGTATATATCACGAGTTCGCAGACAAGTTCGACATGTCCAACGTTGCGAGCATGCAACCCTGAATAGTGGCGTACACGCCGCGTAAGATCTCCCAGTAGAACACGTGGTACAGTGCACTACCTCGAACCAGGCTGACTGAGTCATCGTTCAGCATGGCGTTGGAACCGTAGGAGGCAGCGTGCGCCAGCTCTAGACGCGAGGGAGTCATCACTGAAAGCGCAACTGCCGTCACCCTAAGGTGCCACGGCACGAGGATATGGTAGTGTGATCTGCGGCTGGTACCAGGGCAACATATCACCGAAGAGAACGTGCACCTGCATAAGCACAAATATCAACTGGTTGGAGATGTTCTGGGTGGACATTCTGGACATGTCGGTCATGTTCTAGGTGTGCTGTTTGAGCGGGGCTAACTCCAACGTCTATAGCAGCAGATTTACCAGGTGACGCAGGTCAGAAGCACTAGGAGTTTTTGTACATTCTCGATGAAAAGGACGGTGGCACGGAGGCTGGCCACTGCAGGAGGCATAAATGTCTGACGTTTTTAGACTGGGTACACTGTGGGTGGTTTCGGCCCATGCTGAGACCACGTGGTTGACAAGACTGTGATGGCTGGAGCAGTAGCAGCTGCTATAGGCTTCCAGGTGTTGACCAATCAAGCAATGATTGTGGGAAGCAACACAAAAGATTCCTCGGGCTAGGGTGCAGGACGGCAGTCCGACCATGCACTGGCAGAGTCCAGCTGGGAAAATGCCAACGGTATACAGCCAGCTGTGGCAGGAAGGACGATGGTGCGGGTGACAACAGCAATGGACATCTCCGAGAAGCCGAGGACGTCAACGTACTCCATAGGACAAAAATGCCACAGCTAAGCACAAGAGCAACTGGTTGTTCCTCGAGCTCCTGGTAGAGAAGTACCACACTGGCATGGTCCTACTGTTCATTGATGGTGGCAGGAACCCTTACTGCCGGCGCAAGTGTAAATTTCGCGAGCGCAATTCTAATGTCGAGATGCAGGAAGACCGGTAGGTTTTGATGTAGTATTCGATACTTATTTCATGTAGGCGTATAGAAGTACGGACACGAGCGCAACGTCTTAGTGTATTTGTATATCAACATGTAACATTTGTCTAACGTGTAATAATACAGTTATATTTTTAACGTATTCACGAGTATTTCTTGATAGGCTTCTATTACAATGGCTCACCTCAGATCTTGTGGTAAGACTATCACAATAAAAAGAATTGTTTCGGGTTGTATGTGTATCAAGGCATGATACGTTATTAAGCGATGGCGTATTGGAGGGCTGTGAAAATTTCTACTGCGTGGATTTATTCACCTTACGCCTACACGTGTCACCAGAATTTCGCCTTTGGAGAAATGCGGACGAGATCTAAGAGGCATCTTCTAGGTGAACAGCCGATCAGCGTAACCATTGAACCACCGCGGCGGTGAACACTTCTGTGAAGTATGAGTAATTCACCTGGATGCTAACAGCAAAGATTCATAAGCTCAACATATGCCCGTTACGGGTGAACAGAAACTATCTGAGTGATAAACCAGCACGCTTGATTGCTTGTTTGCTCGCTTCTACATGctttggctcgtacccactatgGAGGATTTGCCGTCAAAGCGGCGGTTATTGTAATAGGAAAAAGGAATGTTTTATAATTTTGATGAACAAATTAAAGAGTGGACAATCATAAGCTGAATTACGAAGCTGAATCACGCTTCAAAATACAAAGCCTTTGAAAAACCATCGCCTTCCACAGGTTACGTCTGGTGAATATCTGGGTGTTCCAGTAGAATGTGCAACGTTGCAACCCCACAGCAGTGAAGCACGTCCACATATTGACGCAAGCAGTGCACTCGTGTGAGGAGAGGTGGGCACAATCTGATCCccccagacaacactcgacgacctgaggtcgtcctcatatggtacaaacgtcctcggcagtttcaggacgtcctcatttggtcctctagtcgacacttgcaggattatccccaaaatgcccctttgagacctttttaaggacgaagaattgtcctgatatcgtctgctcgaggacgttttgaggatatgcatgtttcgtaggtgcatgcagctttcgcaattcgtgtttggttaattttctggctgttaacgaataagtccacgggatttcgtatgcctactttcgagtcataatagtaaagtacttctcgatcattaaaatgagatagttacacgaggaagcacttcaagccaacacgagaaagacgtgttcttttatttattatttatttatttactttgtaagtgatcgtaggccaaactttctgcctgcacgttttcgttggtcgtgatctaccgccgacgtgcatacggaattatatcgcactgactgtggtctgacccgtttccccaatgaacgcacgtgcggcagaccaagtttggtgcgagtataaacggtgtcggctccaaaatgaatgcaggcgtgaaaactgtgaatagcgagcacgttattctcgagtgtccagtgttgcaatgccgcacggtcccatcgagcagacgacaactgaccatgctgacgactgggctggcctaggttatcgtgaatagagcagcattggaactagaacgctgtgggaaaacgaatgggcgactgaagttgtggtggtgctaacaaaaaaaaagcagtaccttaatgcggtcaccatgcgcagtcaaggtgcttttaaatctggatgtctacgacactgtttacccattttaaagtgacgcaactatcatcatcatcattatgggcctgcagtaagtcaagtcgagtcattggtcgagtcaacattccaatacaacacttctcgccatagaggaagcttctcgcagaagccctcaaagaatcgtaagcatgccaggtgagtgtcttctgttaaattttcatattgaagttgtaagccgcaaaggtaaataaataaaaaaagagaggacagTTGATTTTCAGCCTCCCGCTGTATATCTTTACTGCttattcatgtatgtatgtacaaaccaactgactagcctaacaacgtgttctggtggtgggtgttctttggtctagccaccattctactgtgctctgtgctgttcaagatggctgagagcgcggatcgcaaatttcggcgtgaaattaatcggcgcgtcaatgctagttttcagcttattgacagtgaggccgatgtcataaatgacacgcggtacgttgaccgagattcccgcaacgccgaaagagagagcgacttgCCCTCCGAGGCTTGTGCGGTCGACCTCGAAGACGGCCATCGTCGCCTTTGTGTTCATGACAGAGAACGGCCTTCGGCACACTCCTCGATCGTTCCAGAAACGGATGTGCCCCAAGGACACGTTTTGATTTCTGGCGACGCGTGCTACCCCAGCGGCTGCAGTGTTTCTGTGCCTCACGATCACACAGACTTCGAACGGCGTGCCTTCCATGACAGCAGCGCTGCGGCTTCGACTTCGGCGACCTCGCAGGTGAGGCAGAGGGATTCTTTCGAATTGGCACCGACTGGGAGTAACGAAGAGCAAGTTTGTGAACGCGGCAGTGTGGACAGCTTGCTGGCCTTTCGTGAGAGACTGCAAGCGTGGGCCTTACAATCTCGCGCATCGCACACTTCAGTTACATCGCTCTTGAGAGTACTACAGTCCCACGAATGCTTCAGCGCGCTCCCTTCAACTGCAAGGGCATTGTTACAGACGCCCAAGAAGTGCCTGGAAGTGTTGCAGCTGGCCGGCGGGAAATACCATCATTTCGGCCTCAGTGCAGGCCTACAGCGAGTGCTGCAAGATTGTGCAGAACTACCAAGAATTTTGAAGCTTAGCTTCAACATTGACGGTCTGCCGGTTTCAAAAAGTTCACGGGGCCAATTTTGGTGCATACTGGGACGCATAAGTAATTTGGAGGACAAAGCACCATTTATAGTGGGTGTTTTTTTCGGAAGCAGCAAGCCCAACAACGCGAATGATTTTTTGCGACCATTTGTTTGTGACATAAATGCTGCTATCACAACAGGGATTACCATTGGAGAAACTGCAATTCCTGTTAGCTTGTATGCCCTCATATGTGATGCACCAGCAAAGGCATTTGTATTATATGTCAGAAGCCACACAGGCTATTACAGCTGCACCAAATGTGACGTAAACACCAAAACAATGGCAACTGTCACTTGTAGGAACTGTCACTTACAGAGCATGCAGACAACCTTGAAAGGCAAGTGTTGCAGCAACATAACAGTAGTCAGCAAGGCCCTTCATGTAAGAATACTTTCGATGAAATGTTCAGAGCTAGTTTTTAGAAGTGCATCTTAAAACCTTCATCTATGCTTCTGTAGGGACTGCACACAATAATACCCATGGGTCTTCATTAGGCTTCCCCTCTAGCAATAGAAGCTCACCTCCTGGTAAGTAACATTAAAGCTTTCTTACCCGGGTGCCACTTCAGAGGTGAAGACAATCTTTGTATTTATTGTCTAGggaatacagttttttttctctttagattAAAATCTTTGCAAGTGCTAAGCAAAACGTTTTGTCTTATAGCTGTGCCAGTCGTAAGCAGCATAATTGCTTATTTGCAATTTCGGAACAATGTACTAACTGTAGTTGCTTTATCAAGTGTAAATACCTGATGTCTCAGAAAAATTGAAGCGAAGGTGCCACAATTAATACTTTTAATTCATAAACAACTGTTGTCGCCTATTTAGTGTAGAGAACATGCCTCTTGATCACAGTGGAAATGAGGACTGTGTGTCACTTTGATGGCGATGAGCACGCTTTTACCCCATAAATGAAGAGttatattttaaacattttttttttgctttcgttggGAAAGTGATAGTGGCATCACTTTGCTGCAAAAACTATGGCAACTGTTATATGTATGGTCTGGTCACACATTGTTTCAGTGCTTAAAACATTAAAGTATCTGTTTCTGCTTATTCTATTTTTCACAAATTCACTTAATAACCTAACTTTCAACAATTTTTCTGAACTTATTCCAAGTTTTTGTTGAAAACTAGGTTGTAAATATATGGGTACACTGAATCACAGCACGCAATGAAGGTGCTTCATCTCAGTGTCAACTCTGCATGCGTATTCAGGTCCTAAAAAGGCATCACTGAGCATGCTAACAAAATAACTGAAGCCATGTAGGCACAAATTTCTAAAACCGACAATAATGTGCAGAGAAGCCATAAACAACTGTGTGCTTGTTTTGCTGTGTTTAGTAGCACTTCTCATTTTCAATGTTATCTCAGCTTTTGCCATTTTATATGTTGCAATTCAGCGCTATTACTTCATGAACACGTCTTTACAGAATACGTGCGTCAACTCATGCGAATTTCGCAAACTATCCTGATGAGGCTAGAGCAGCTGGGACGACAGGTTGATGCCATGCAGCAGCACCTTTTCAACACAACAGTGAGGCTTCAAGATGAGACAAATGATGATGTGGTTTTGACACCGGTCAAGGATATTGACCAATTTCTAAGTCTTGAGGGGAGACTTGCTGCTGATGGCAACATTAAGCTAAAGCTTGTACGTCATTCATTATatttttctataatttttttttctagtcactGCATTAAGCTACTcttctaaaaaaaataatgacctcAAAACTTTACAGATACAGCAGCTTGCTGGCCTTGGTGGCTCAACTTTTGGGgcagcagccaggaggatgctggAGCTTCTGCTAAGCCTTGAGGTTGCTGTGCAGTTCAGCTGGGCAGGCCAAAAAGGCAAAAGGAAGTTTGTGGATCTAGGTGTCACAGATGTCATTTGCAGTGAGTAATTTGTTTCACAACACCATGTGCTGCAAGAGCCGTGTTTGAGTACAGACATTTCTAAGTCTGTTATCCACATTATCTTTCATTTGAAGTCAATAGCAAAAGAACAATCTTTTCATGAAAGCATTAAATTTTTTAGGATGCTTGCTAATTAAAATTATGTGCTTAAACGTGGAAAATTTTTAGCATGAAATatctgttgtcagtaagaaaccctgcagcttcttcaagcacactagtatacttgcatggcacacatacgcaagcattcactacttgcagaagttattatcaggtagcactactaggcattcttaactgtagtggaaatcttatgtacagatgaaaactaacagatggaagctcatagtgatcactgaggatctctaaacaggaataagtacctaagacaagctggtcaacattttcatacatggacgtattttcgtcaaaggcgcctcatcattctttgcatgctaggtttcaaaaaagttacaatgatgtcttcttcgtggtgttcttcttgtaatgcaacacatagtgtcaatgtcagtactcttgaaattaacatggggaaggatggcaaggacctttaatgatgatgtgcccacctatcaaaatgtcgatcatgctgactagaggtacttcttcaaacaacctatgtagcattatattaatgtattatgtttgtgtaattcctgttttatgaactttgtactttttcagaggccgtgaggcgaaattttccggaaacaaaaaaaaatgacatcgagtgtgtgattaaagtgtggcttcggcatgctggggaaaagctccagaagcagcgcttaagaacttctcgcactcaccatgagggtgagttttattatctgtgctgttgaagctatcataacatatgatacttttgctgttatagtttaaataattttcttgccttactcgaattttgatgtgtatgcaagcatgaactatataaatcattttcaccattatataatggctagttcgtacctgcacattatggtaatataattttcattttatgctttcaaatctggcatgctgttattgtcttaatattcttattgatactctaaattcacttgtgcttcaagatatgctgctttctattactacagaatgtcttcaaagtgtcgcgttgtcaagcccatcggatgaagacctctgaaggcacagggcaagaagtctcatctagtgaaaactgccaagtttcattcctgaaaataaacatgttttctgtgcattgctgtttttattgctatacttgaagaaattgttactgaaacctcacaggcagtgctttaaagagtgtgcatgttcaggcacttttgattgatcagttgtcatttcagcgctccaaaagaagaattagagcaacttttcgtaaggtctgatgagtgcctaggtcttgtatgcttcgtcctcaaaaagtactagactcatcataatgtgctcttttctggatgccctgaggaCGATCTGAGGCCGGACAAACGGACTGGTTTAGGACCACTTGAGGTTCATTTGAGGGCTTCCTCAGGTCATACTTTCGTACGGTGTAGGTCATCCTCAGGACAACCTCAGGTTGTCGGAGCGTTGTCTGGGCCTTCAGGCTGAGCCTCCTGTCTCCGCTCAGGCGTTGCACTGTCGGTGACCGCGTGTACAGTCGCACGTGTGCCGAGACGCCGAAGTCTTTCTCTCACTCGCAGGTTGAGTGGAGGGAGGGGGGTAAGCGCTTGCTCTTTTTCGGGGGAAGAGCCCACCGCGTCCGCCTCATTATCTTCCGTTTTCAGCTGCTTGAAATACGTCAGGCCAACCTGAGACTTCTCGGTCTTTTCATTGAACAGACTGCTTCTGAAAGCGAACAAGCAAACTATTGCCGCAGCGCCGCGCACGCATGTGCAACGCACGAACAAGGCGAAGCGAACCGCGCGCGCTCGCTACACGGCTGCGGGTTTACTTTGTAGGCGCGCCCTCTGACGTCAGAGCGCGAAGCCTCGGGCTTGCCCCGGCGGTGTTTCCATGAGGGCCGCGGCTCCGTGAGCGGCGATGACCTACTGCCGGGAGCCTACCACGTCGAGTGGAGGCGTTGGTGCAAATATAAGACTCCACATGCGACGCACGGCGAAGtgtgtatgtctgtgcgtgcgcaTACTGCGCGTTGCCGCAATAAGGGGCGCAGCAAGAAGCGCACTTTCTATATGATGCCTCGACAGTTGCGTGCAGTGGACATCAATTGAAGAGATTCGGACTAGACGTAGCGGTAGGAAGTATTTCACACTTCAGAACTGTGTCATTGACGTGCTTTTCTAATGTCTAGTGGCCTTCGGTCTTACCTTAGGGCTTTGTTTTCTTCCCAAAAATTCCCAAAAGCAATACCTTGGAGCACCCATAACGTGTCTTTTATGTGGCCTAGTTTCTAAAGCTTCAAATTAACAATTAAGGTCAAGAACTTATATGGCGTCACAAACTAGGAAGTTGCGCACTCATACTAACGCCTGTTGATTATACTTCCCGTCATAATTTCAGCAAATTGTACTTCATACGTGTCAAAAATGTATTAACACGGTCACCATCGTCTTCTCTTCCAACTCAACTTTTCGCTCCAAAGACGCGGAGCCTGCGTTACAACGCCTAGCTGTACATGCCATTCTCGTCCAGCTTTAGGCCATCCAATATAACCCAGATCGTTTGGCTCGGTGCTGTTCCGTCAATTCCAGAAACAGCAGTTTGCAGCAGTTATTGCCCTGGTGCGGAGAAAACACCGATACCGTTTCGAATCAGCACGTACGAGTGGCGGTATCCGCTTTTAACGCGTGCTTTTCTGCCGTATTGAAAACTGTGTGAAGAAGCCAACGTTGCAATATACCTTTTTACAGCAAAGCATCAAATGGCTAGGTCGAGGTGGATCATGTTCGTAGACAAAATACAAGTATATAGAATAACATTTTGGGACAGCGTCATTGCAACGCCCCTTCGCAACAGGACCCCTCGCCCTCTTTACTTTTTCCCTACCGTCACTGATGAAGCCTCTTGGACGAGCATCGCGATATCCGGTGGCATCACTTCACAACGATCGCTGTGTCCTTTCCACTCGCGACGGAGAGAGGGTGCCAGCACTATTATCACTGATTGCCCTTAGGACACGCTATGAGACGGACGCGCGTCTTTCGCCCGAGGTAATAATAGCGGATATAAAAGAAACGCCCATTACGAAAATGACATTAGGCTGTTGCCGCAGAACGCGCAGCCACAGTCAcaggatagggggggggggggggaagggtggATAGTGGATTTAAAATAGGAAAACTGAAAAAACACAGTGAGCCCCGTAACCGTCTGCATCAAAGTGCGAATCCTCAGCATTAGCTCACGAGTAAACGCGATAAGGAAGTAATAAAAG
This region includes:
- the LOC142775118 gene encoding uncharacterized protein LOC142775118, which codes for MATVTCRNCHLQSMQTTLKGTAHNNTHGSSLGFPSSNRSSPPEYVRQLMRISQTILMRLEQLGRQVDAMQQHLFNTTVRLQDETNDDVVLTPVKDIDQFLSLEGRLAADGNIKLKLIQQLAGLGGSTFGAAARRMLELLLSLEVAVQFSWAGQKGKRKFVDLGVTDVICKAVRRNFPETKKNDIECVIKVWLRHAGEKLQKQRLRTSRTHHEECLQSVALSSPSDEDL